The following are from one region of the Streptomyces changanensis genome:
- a CDS encoding sugar ABC transporter permease — translation MNALRRVLRSGGGALARRLSGGELGALPVVAGVVVIWTVFQILNSNFLSPRNLSNLSVDIVGTGMIAVGVVFVLLIGEIDLSVGSVSGLAAAVFAVLNVERGVPEWLAVLVAVAGGALAGSVHGSFVARAGAPAFVVTLAGLLGWNGLMLYVLGTRGTVNLDEGGLVAELTGFYFHDVAAAYSLAAFGTLVCFLVHYGDRRRRRAAGLPHRRLTEVAVRTGAVALVAFAAAHVLNRFQGLPLALLAFLAVVGGLDLVLRRTRYGRSVYALGGGIEPARRAGIDVVRVRVSVFVLSGTMAAVGGLFLASRITSVSQTSGSGLLLMNAIAAAVIGGTSLFGGRGTTWSALLGMLVIQSIASGMSLLGIQAAVQFMVTGCVLLAAVVLDSVTRRTRREHGRA, via the coding sequence GTGAACGCGCTCCGGCGGGTCCTCAGGAGCGGCGGCGGCGCCCTCGCCCGGCGGCTGAGCGGCGGCGAGCTCGGGGCGCTTCCGGTCGTCGCCGGCGTCGTCGTGATCTGGACGGTCTTCCAGATCCTCAACTCCAACTTCCTGTCCCCGCGGAACCTGTCCAACCTCAGCGTCGACATCGTCGGCACCGGGATGATCGCCGTCGGGGTGGTCTTCGTCCTGCTGATCGGCGAGATCGACCTGTCCGTCGGCTCCGTCAGCGGACTGGCCGCCGCCGTGTTCGCCGTGCTCAACGTGGAGCGCGGCGTGCCGGAGTGGCTCGCCGTCCTGGTCGCCGTGGCCGGCGGGGCCCTGGCCGGCTCGGTCCACGGTTCGTTCGTCGCCCGGGCGGGCGCGCCGGCGTTCGTGGTCACCCTCGCGGGGCTGCTCGGCTGGAACGGCCTGATGCTGTACGTCCTCGGCACCAGGGGCACGGTCAACCTCGACGAGGGAGGACTCGTCGCCGAGCTGACCGGCTTCTACTTCCACGACGTGGCCGCGGCCTACTCGCTGGCGGCGTTCGGCACCCTCGTCTGCTTCCTCGTCCACTACGGGGACCGCCGCCGGCGCCGGGCCGCGGGCCTGCCGCACCGGCGGCTCACGGAGGTCGCCGTACGGACCGGCGCGGTCGCGCTCGTGGCGTTCGCCGCCGCGCACGTCCTCAACCGCTTCCAGGGGCTGCCGCTGGCGCTGCTCGCCTTCCTGGCCGTCGTCGGGGGCCTCGACCTCGTCCTGCGCCGCACCCGGTACGGGCGGAGCGTCTACGCGCTCGGCGGCGGGATCGAGCCGGCCCGCCGTGCCGGCATCGACGTGGTGCGCGTGCGGGTGTCGGTCTTCGTGCTGTCGGGGACGATGGCCGCGGTCGGCGGGCTGTTCCTCGCGTCGCGCATCACCTCGGTCAGCCAGACGTCAGGGTCGGGGCTGCTGCTGATGAACGCCATCGCCGCGGCCGTCATCGGCGGCACGAGCCTCTTCGGGGGGCGCGGCACGACCTGGTCCGCCCTGCTCGGCATGCTCGTCATCCAGTCGATCGCCTCCGGGATGTCCCTGCTGGGCATCCAGGCGGCCGTCCAGTTCATGGTGACCGGCTGCGTGCTGCTGGCGGCGGTGGTCCTGGACAGCGTGACGCGGCGCACCCGCCGGGAGCACGGCAGGGCCTGA